The bacterium genome window below encodes:
- a CDS encoding hemerythrin domain-containing protein: protein AEIRYLEAALSDMQSIDDIQASIAVFAAGVQSHSNLEDTLLFVSLERQLGAENGVVQSMRRMHADIEAAFERLPGATEPDVARETAAGAVALAREHFSAEEEVCFPLAEDTLSEQQLARLGGAWAERRGIGDV from the coding sequence ACGCTGAAATCCGCTACCTCGAGGCCGCGCTTTCGGATATGCAGTCGATCGACGATATTCAGGCAAGTATCGCGGTCTTTGCCGCCGGGGTCCAATCTCACTCGAACCTGGAGGACACGCTGCTCTTCGTCAGCCTGGAGCGGCAGCTCGGCGCCGAGAATGGAGTCGTCCAGAGCATGCGCCGAATGCACGCGGACATTGAGGCGGCGTTCGAGCGTCTCCCGGGGGCGACGGAGCCCGATGTCGCACGCGAGACCGCGGCGGGCGCGGTAGCATTGGCGCGCGAGCACTTCTCGGCCGAAGAAGAGGTGTGTTTCCCCCTGGCCGAGGACACTCTGTCTGAGCAGCAATTGGCACGCCTCGGCGGCGCCTGGGCGGAGCGCCGGGGGATCGGCGACGTCTGA
- a CDS encoding class III signal peptide-containing protein, which produces MPGWFVLAWLAAGLHRNERGQGTVEYVLLILGVVLFLIVAALALQGVLSGAISSISSWMGAQNPP; this is translated from the coding sequence ATGCCGGGGTGGTTTGTGCTGGCGTGGCTCGCGGCCGGCCTTCATCGCAACGAGCGCGGTCAGGGTACGGTCGAGTACGTCCTGTTGATCCTAGGGGTGGTACTGTTCCTGATCGTGGCCGCACTCGCGCTGCAGGGGGTCCTCAGCGGCGCGATTTCCTCGATCAGTTCGTGGATGGGGGCGCAGAACCCACCGTAA